From Candidatus Polarisedimenticolaceae bacterium, a single genomic window includes:
- a CDS encoding type II toxin-antitoxin system Phd/YefM family antitoxin yields the protein MKVYTYSDARQQLAAVLDEASKEGEVRIRRRDGSVFAVRPLREAASPLDIPSVKTRLRPGELQEILDEARQAADPYWRRGVAEPRPGRMTPSPRKRVRKPR from the coding sequence ATGAAGGTCTATACCTACTCCGATGCGCGGCAGCAGCTCGCCGCCGTTCTCGACGAGGCGTCGAAGGAGGGTGAGGTCCGCATCCGCAGGCGGGACGGGAGCGTTTTCGCCGTTCGCCCACTCCGTGAGGCGGCCTCTCCTCTCGACATCCCGAGCGTGAAGACGCGACTGCGCCCCGGAGAGCTTCAGGAGATCCTGGACGAGGCGAGGCAGGCGGCCGATCCTTACTGGCGTAGGGGAGTCGCGGAGCCACGCCCCGGGAGGATGACGCCCTCCCCGCGAAAGCGCGTTCGGAAACCCCGATGA
- a CDS encoding type II toxin-antitoxin system VapC family toxin, with product MRIVLDTSAVVAVVLGEPERDAIVRATRGAGLVAPASVPWEVGNALIVAHRRGRIDERQLIDAWALFMEIPIRTVEVSMDAALRIAALTRSYAYDAYMLAAASRAHAPLLTLDHRLRQVAAEVGVEVLEVT from the coding sequence ATGCGGATCGTGTTGGATACCTCCGCCGTGGTGGCGGTAGTCCTGGGGGAACCCGAGCGCGATGCGATCGTGCGGGCGACTCGGGGGGCGGGGCTCGTCGCGCCCGCCTCCGTACCGTGGGAGGTTGGGAACGCGCTCATCGTCGCGCACCGGCGGGGCCGCATCGACGAGCGACAGTTGATCGACGCCTGGGCGTTGTTCATGGAGATTCCGATTCGAACGGTCGAGGTCTCGATGGACGCGGCACTCCGGATCGCGGCATTGACCCGGAGTTATGCCTACGACGCCTACATGCTCGCGGCGGCGTCCAGGGCCCATGCGCCTTTGCTTACCCTCGATCACCGCCTGCGCCAGGTGGCCGCGGAAGTCGGCGTCGAAGTTCTCGAGGTGACGTGA
- a CDS encoding DUF2071 domain-containing protein produces MSTAQEAPVFLTADWRTLVMLNWEIDPELLRARTPRGTTIDLWNGRTFVSVVGFRFLDTRVRSIPIPFHRDFDEVNLRCYVRREGPEGRRRGVVFVKEIVPKAAIAWVARTVYNENYVALPMDHDVVVPGRARYGWSLAGHRYSLSAAFSGEPVLPASGSEEEFITEHYWGYVTQRDGSTVEYRVEHPPWRVWKADAASFEGPVAPLYGAEFETVLSRPPSSAFVAEGSGVVVRGGVSLG; encoded by the coding sequence GTGAGCACCGCGCAGGAGGCGCCGGTCTTCCTGACCGCCGACTGGCGCACGCTCGTGATGCTCAACTGGGAGATCGACCCGGAGCTGCTTCGCGCGCGCACCCCCCGCGGGACCACGATCGACCTCTGGAACGGCCGCACCTTCGTCAGCGTCGTCGGCTTCCGGTTCCTCGACACCCGCGTCCGATCGATCCCGATCCCGTTCCACCGCGACTTCGACGAGGTGAACCTCCGCTGCTACGTGCGGCGCGAAGGGCCGGAAGGACGGCGTCGCGGCGTCGTCTTCGTGAAGGAGATCGTCCCGAAGGCCGCGATCGCCTGGGTCGCGCGCACCGTCTACAACGAGAACTACGTCGCCCTGCCGATGGACCATGACGTCGTCGTCCCCGGCCGTGCCCGATACGGCTGGAGCCTCGCAGGTCATCGCTACTCGCTCTCGGCGGCCTTCTCCGGCGAACCCGTGCTCCCGGCCTCGGGTTCGGAGGAGGAGTTCATCACCGAGCACTACTGGGGGTACGTGACCCAGCGCGACGGCTCGACGGTCGAGTACCGCGTCGAGCACCCGCCCTGGCGCGTCTGGAAGGCGGATGCGGCGTCCTTCGAGGGGCCGGTCGCACCGCTCTACGGCGCGGAGTTCGAGACGGTGCTGTCGCGTCCCCCGTCGTCGGCTTTCGTGGCCGAGGGGTCGGGGGTGGTGGTTCGCGGCGGGGTTTCTCTGGGGTGA
- a CDS encoding DUF2007 domain-containing protein translates to MTGESMSGHAAPALLKTFSSRHEADFVAGVLASEGIRAIVFSDDCGSVDPALSFARGVEVYVSEEDLERARQILEDATAGNAAGPGGGDDEAP, encoded by the coding sequence ATGACCGGCGAGTCGATGAGCGGACATGCGGCCCCGGCGCTCCTGAAGACCTTTTCGTCGCGCCACGAGGCGGATTTCGTCGCGGGCGTGCTCGCCTCCGAAGGCATCCGGGCGATCGTCTTCTCCGACGACTGCGGGTCGGTCGATCCGGCGCTGAGCTTCGCGCGCGGTGTCGAGGTTTACGTCTCCGAAGAGGATCTCGAGCGTGCGCGCCAGATCCTCGAGGACGCCACGGCCGGGAACGCCGCCGGTCCGGGCGGGGGAGACGACGAGGCGCCGTGA
- a CDS encoding NADH-quinone oxidoreductase subunit N: MDWGAVVVEAGLTALAIAVLALDLAGGRERSKAPLYWVALIGLCLLLGFSFRLSPGAVFTDAWIQDGFALYLKRIVLATGVLTVLASSAYASARGFERRSGEYLILLLFAMVGACSLASAREYLTLFVAFELLSIPLYALAAIDKTRPESPEGALKIFLFGSVSSAFLVLGLGLIFAAAGTTFWMQAGVLQHPSLFELGLVMLLVGFGFKVAMFPFYLWAPDTYQAAPTPIVAFLSVAPKAAAVVALFRLWLEAFAGRTESWLPTLAVFAGLTMVLGNLLALPQTNLKRLLAYSGVAHVGYVLTALAAGTDFGAGMALFYFVAYLFSNAGAFLAIAAIEAAGIEPTLEGVRGLVRRSPAVAGAFLVFLLSLGGIPFVLGFWGKLYVFLAAGKAGLWWLVFLGAVLAVVALFYYLNVARWMFIEKDEQAEPFTVPAPILAAVMLCVVLVTLGGLWPAVFVEPALKAVQGF; this comes from the coding sequence ATGGACTGGGGCGCCGTCGTCGTCGAAGCGGGGCTCACCGCCCTCGCGATCGCCGTCCTCGCCCTCGACCTCGCGGGCGGCCGCGAGAGGAGCAAAGCGCCGCTCTACTGGGTGGCGCTGATCGGCCTGTGCCTGCTGCTCGGGTTCTCGTTCCGTCTCTCGCCCGGCGCCGTCTTCACCGACGCGTGGATCCAGGACGGTTTCGCCCTCTACCTCAAGCGCATCGTTCTCGCGACCGGCGTGCTCACCGTGCTCGCGTCGTCGGCGTACGCCTCCGCGCGCGGGTTCGAGCGGCGGTCGGGGGAGTACCTCATCCTGCTCCTGTTCGCGATGGTCGGGGCGTGCTCGCTCGCCAGCGCGCGCGAGTATCTGACGCTGTTCGTGGCCTTCGAGCTGCTGTCGATCCCGCTCTACGCCCTCGCCGCGATCGACAAGACGCGGCCGGAGTCCCCCGAGGGGGCTCTGAAGATCTTCCTGTTCGGGAGCGTGTCGTCCGCGTTCCTCGTGCTCGGCCTCGGCCTGATCTTCGCGGCCGCGGGGACGACCTTCTGGATGCAGGCGGGCGTCCTCCAGCACCCGTCGCTGTTCGAGCTCGGTCTCGTGATGCTCCTCGTCGGCTTCGGTTTCAAGGTGGCGATGTTCCCGTTCTACCTGTGGGCGCCGGACACCTACCAGGCCGCGCCGACCCCCATCGTCGCGTTCCTCTCCGTCGCGCCGAAGGCGGCGGCGGTCGTCGCGTTGTTCCGGTTGTGGCTCGAGGCGTTCGCCGGGCGGACGGAGTCGTGGCTTCCCACCCTGGCGGTCTTCGCCGGCCTCACGATGGTCCTCGGCAATCTCCTCGCGCTCCCGCAGACGAACCTCAAGCGTCTGCTCGCGTACTCCGGCGTCGCGCACGTCGGATACGTCCTCACCGCGCTCGCCGCCGGGACCGACTTCGGCGCGGGAATGGCGCTCTTCTACTTCGTCGCCTACCTGTTCTCCAACGCCGGCGCCTTCCTCGCGATCGCGGCGATCGAGGCCGCGGGGATCGAGCCGACGCTCGAGGGGGTGCGCGGCCTCGTGCGTCGATCGCCCGCGGTCGCCGGGGCGTTCCTCGTCTTCCTCCTCTCGCTCGGCGGGATCCCGTTCGTGCTCGGCTTCTGGGGGAAACTCTACGTCTTCCTCGCCGCCGGGAAGGCGGGGTTGTGGTGGCTGGTCTTCCTCGGCGCGGTCCTCGCCGTCGTGGCGCTGTTCTACTACCTGAACGTCGCCCGGTGGATGTTCATCGAGAAGGACGAGCAGGCCGAGCCGTTCACGGTCCCGGCGCCGATCCTCGCCGCGGTGATGTTGTGCGTCGTGCTCGTCACGCTGGGCGGCCTGTGGCCGGCGGTGTTCGTCGAGCCCGCGTTGAAGGCCGTCCAGGGGTTCTGA
- a CDS encoding NADH-quinone oxidoreductase subunit M has product MSAHLLTILLVSPFAGAAAILFLPQAARRAIRLTALASALPPVAATVALFLGYDVAAGGFQFGEVWPVLPSIGIDLRLGVDGIGLALVALTAIIYLTAITTSWTVKEREKEYFLFLALLVTGVFGVFVSLDLFLFFLFYELAVLPMYVLIGIWGSSMEVPAQGPFSKAFRAVGVGTKEYGAMKLTLYLLAGSAFILVGLFLLYVESGKFLPQPTFDFQALAGLDLDPALQSGIFLLFYVGFGVLAGIWPFHTWSPDGHAAAPAAGSMMHAGVLMKLGAYGVLRLGFQLLPEAGQEWAWLVGLVASINIVYGAIAAGWQTDIKYLIAYSSVSHMGVVMLGMATLTEPGLSGSVFQMVAHGLMTALFFTLVNLVYHKAHERNMTKMGGFADAMPGMAAFFVIAGLSSLGLPGLAGFVAEFLVFLGTWTSDHPWWLLPALAGAFITALYVLRAVRVIFYGPKPAHEIHLGDLEGSEWWTPVVLATLLVVLGVWPRLMLDPIHVGVGEILARFGGGL; this is encoded by the coding sequence ATGAGCGCGCACCTGCTCACCATCCTGCTCGTCTCCCCGTTCGCGGGGGCCGCGGCGATCCTCTTCCTGCCGCAGGCCGCCCGGCGCGCGATCCGCCTCACCGCCCTCGCCTCGGCGCTGCCTCCGGTGGCGGCGACGGTCGCGCTGTTCCTCGGCTACGACGTCGCCGCGGGCGGCTTCCAGTTCGGCGAGGTCTGGCCGGTCCTGCCGTCGATCGGCATCGACCTGCGCCTGGGGGTGGACGGGATCGGGCTCGCCCTCGTCGCCCTCACCGCGATCATCTACCTGACGGCGATCACCACCTCGTGGACGGTGAAGGAGCGCGAGAAGGAGTATTTCCTCTTCCTGGCGCTGCTCGTGACGGGCGTCTTCGGCGTGTTCGTCTCGCTCGACCTCTTCCTGTTCTTCCTGTTCTACGAACTCGCGGTCCTCCCGATGTACGTGCTGATCGGCATCTGGGGCTCCTCCATGGAGGTCCCCGCGCAGGGGCCGTTCTCGAAGGCCTTCCGGGCGGTGGGCGTCGGCACGAAGGAATACGGGGCGATGAAGCTCACCCTGTACCTCCTCGCCGGCTCGGCGTTCATCCTCGTCGGCCTGTTCCTGCTCTACGTCGAGAGCGGCAAGTTCCTCCCGCAGCCGACGTTCGACTTCCAGGCGCTCGCCGGGCTCGACCTCGACCCCGCCCTGCAGTCGGGGATCTTCCTGCTCTTCTACGTCGGGTTCGGCGTGCTCGCGGGCATCTGGCCGTTCCACACGTGGTCCCCCGACGGCCATGCCGCCGCTCCCGCCGCCGGCTCGATGATGCATGCGGGCGTGCTCATGAAGCTCGGCGCCTACGGCGTCCTGCGCCTGGGCTTCCAGCTGCTTCCCGAGGCCGGGCAGGAGTGGGCCTGGCTCGTCGGCCTCGTCGCCTCGATCAACATCGTCTACGGCGCGATCGCCGCCGGCTGGCAGACCGACATCAAGTACCTGATCGCCTATTCGTCCGTGTCGCACATGGGCGTCGTCATGCTCGGCATGGCGACGCTGACCGAGCCCGGGCTCTCGGGATCGGTCTTCCAGATGGTCGCGCACGGCCTGATGACGGCGCTGTTCTTCACGCTCGTGAACCTCGTCTACCACAAGGCCCACGAGCGCAACATGACGAAGATGGGCGGCTTCGCCGACGCGATGCCGGGGATGGCCGCGTTCTTCGTGATCGCCGGGCTGTCCTCGCTGGGCCTTCCCGGGCTCGCCGGGTTCGTCGCCGAGTTCCTCGTCTTCCTCGGCACCTGGACGTCGGACCACCCCTGGTGGCTCCTCCCCGCGCTCGCGGGGGCCTTCATCACCGCGCTGTACGTGCTCCGCGCGGTGCGGGTCATCTTCTACGGCCCGAAGCCCGCGCACGAGATCCACCTCGGGGACCTCGAAGGCTCGGAGTGGTGGACGCCGGTCGTCCTCGCCACGCTCCTGGTGGTGCTCGGAGTCTGGCCGCGGCTGATGCTCGATCCCATCCACGTCGGGGTGGGGGAGATCCTCGCGCGATTCGGAGGCGGCCTGTGA
- the nuoL gene encoding NADH-quinone oxidoreductase subunit L has protein sequence MTWAILCLAFPLAALAALGVIAPLRRSGRPAAWLSILAMTGSLVSAIAAYFSFHASKAPVVVEWLWAPMKEFDPIRFGILLDGVSAPMIAVVALVSLLVQVYSLEYMREETPGSLGRYYAFHSLFSFAMLGLVLAHNTLQTYVFWELVGLGSYLLIGFWYRKPEAARAALKAFWTTRLGDVGFAFGVVVLWYAGGTFVFSELFERTASGTLAGTALALGVGGLYVGAMGKSAQFPLHIWLPDAMEGPTPVSALIHAATMVAAGVYLMIRVSPLLAAAPEVAAWVLGIGAFTALIAASMALVERDIKRVLAFSTVSQLGYMMAAVGAGAATAAYFHLVTHAFFKALLFLGAGALIHATHTNDLFAMGGLWKPMRRTGIVFLAGAIALCGVWPTSGFFSKDEILAGVFASGHPIAFVVLLLTAFLTAFYMFRAFFVAFFGARRDGGHAHEAPLAMAAPMGVLAVLALVAGALQHSVPETLGASISFPGLASEVHPPLWIAACGTLAAVSGIALAYTGYLSGRWSPAGLKVRFATVARVLERRWYVDDLIEGGYRVVYLGLTRVVGWFDRYVVDGVVNLATHGTWRAGTALRVIANGRVQDALMAIAIGFLLLAVMAMGWRG, from the coding sequence ATGACCTGGGCGATCCTCTGCCTCGCGTTCCCGCTCGCCGCCCTCGCGGCGCTGGGGGTGATCGCGCCGTTGCGGCGCTCGGGCCGGCCCGCCGCGTGGCTGTCGATCCTCGCCATGACGGGAAGCCTCGTCTCCGCGATCGCGGCCTATTTCTCGTTCCACGCCTCGAAGGCCCCGGTCGTCGTCGAGTGGCTGTGGGCTCCCATGAAGGAGTTCGACCCGATCCGCTTCGGGATCCTGCTCGACGGGGTCTCGGCGCCGATGATCGCCGTGGTCGCGCTCGTGTCCCTGCTCGTGCAGGTCTACTCCCTCGAGTACATGCGCGAGGAGACCCCCGGATCCCTGGGTCGGTACTACGCCTTCCACTCGCTGTTCTCGTTCGCGATGCTCGGTCTCGTCCTCGCGCACAACACCCTGCAGACCTACGTGTTCTGGGAGCTCGTGGGGCTCGGGTCGTACCTGCTCATCGGCTTCTGGTACCGCAAGCCCGAGGCGGCGCGCGCGGCGCTCAAGGCCTTCTGGACCACGCGGCTGGGGGACGTCGGGTTCGCGTTCGGGGTGGTCGTCCTCTGGTACGCGGGTGGGACCTTCGTCTTCTCCGAGCTGTTCGAGCGCACCGCCTCCGGCACGCTGGCCGGCACGGCGCTGGCCCTCGGGGTCGGCGGGCTGTACGTCGGCGCGATGGGGAAGAGCGCGCAGTTCCCGCTGCACATCTGGCTCCCCGACGCGATGGAGGGCCCGACCCCGGTCTCGGCCCTGATCCACGCGGCGACGATGGTCGCCGCGGGGGTCTACCTGATGATCCGCGTCTCGCCGCTGCTCGCCGCCGCCCCCGAGGTCGCCGCGTGGGTCCTGGGCATCGGCGCGTTCACGGCGCTGATCGCGGCGTCGATGGCGCTCGTCGAGAGGGACATCAAGCGGGTGCTGGCCTTCTCCACGGTCAGCCAGCTCGGCTACATGATGGCCGCGGTGGGGGCCGGCGCCGCCACGGCGGCCTACTTCCACCTGGTCACCCACGCCTTCTTCAAGGCCCTGCTCTTCCTCGGTGCGGGAGCGCTGATCCACGCGACGCACACGAACGACCTGTTCGCGATGGGCGGCCTGTGGAAACCGATGCGGCGCACCGGCATCGTCTTCCTCGCCGGAGCGATCGCCCTGTGCGGCGTGTGGCCCACCTCCGGGTTCTTCTCGAAGGACGAGATCCTCGCGGGAGTCTTCGCGTCGGGCCACCCGATCGCGTTCGTCGTCCTGCTCCTCACCGCGTTCCTCACCGCCTTCTACATGTTCCGGGCCTTCTTCGTGGCGTTTTTCGGGGCACGCCGGGACGGCGGGCACGCCCACGAGGCGCCGCTCGCGATGGCCGCGCCGATGGGGGTCCTCGCGGTCCTGGCCCTGGTCGCCGGCGCCCTCCAGCACTCCGTTCCCGAGACCCTCGGCGCCTCGATCTCGTTCCCCGGTCTCGCGTCGGAGGTGCACCCGCCCCTGTGGATCGCCGCCTGCGGGACGCTGGCGGCGGTGTCCGGGATCGCCCTCGCGTACACCGGCTACCTCTCCGGCCGATGGAGCCCCGCAGGGCTGAAGGTGCGCTTCGCGACCGTCGCGCGCGTGCTCGAGCGCCGGTGGTACGTCGACGACCTGATCGAAGGGGGCTACCGCGTGGTGTACCTCGGGCTCACCCGGGTCGTCGGCTGGTTCGACCGCTACGTCGTGGACGGGGTCGTCAATCTCGCGACCCACGGGACCTGGCGGGCGGGGACCGCCCTCCGGGTGATCGCCAACGGACGGGTGCAGGACGCGCTGATGGCGATCGCGATCGGATTCCTGCTCCTCGCCGTCATGGCGATGGGGTGGCGGGGATGA
- the nuoK gene encoding NADH-quinone oxidoreductase subunit NuoK, translated as MTLANLLIVAFLVFSIGLYGVLARRHVIAVMLSIELMFNAANLAIAAIAWSRGLLSGVVLVLFGIAITVAEVAVGLALFLLAERVRKTSNLDDLSTLKD; from the coding sequence GTGACCCTCGCGAACCTGCTGATCGTCGCCTTCCTCGTCTTCTCGATCGGCCTGTACGGCGTGCTCGCGCGCCGCCACGTCATCGCCGTGATGCTGTCCATCGAGCTGATGTTCAACGCCGCCAATCTCGCGATCGCCGCGATCGCGTGGTCGCGAGGCCTGCTCTCCGGCGTCGTGCTCGTGTTGTTCGGCATCGCGATCACCGTCGCGGAGGTGGCCGTGGGGCTCGCCCTGTTCCTGCTCGCGGAGCGGGTGCGGAAGACCTCGAACCTCGACGACCTCTCGACGCTGAAGGACTGA
- a CDS encoding NADH-quinone oxidoreductase subunit J: MSDLLFWALAVVLVAFALGVVRARTLWRAAYALAGALVTTAMFYMLLTAPLLAAVQILLYTGGVLTLVVFAIVVTRSPDAAIESRRPAVAAGLALLVFGAALGFVAKVQPAPGVGGLDDGARTGIALFSDYLVPFELLSVLLLAALFGALVIARREERP; this comes from the coding sequence ATGAGCGATCTGCTCTTCTGGGCGCTCGCCGTCGTGCTCGTCGCCTTCGCGCTCGGCGTCGTCCGCGCGCGGACGCTCTGGCGGGCGGCGTACGCGCTGGCCGGGGCGCTCGTGACGACGGCGATGTTCTACATGCTCCTGACGGCGCCCCTGCTCGCCGCGGTGCAGATCCTGCTCTACACCGGCGGCGTGCTCACGCTCGTCGTCTTCGCCATCGTGGTGACCCGCAGCCCCGACGCGGCGATCGAGAGCCGGAGGCCCGCCGTCGCCGCGGGGCTCGCGCTTTTGGTCTTCGGGGCCGCCCTGGGCTTCGTCGCGAAGGTGCAGCCCGCCCCCGGCGTCGGGGGGCTCGACGACGGGGCGCGCACCGGGATCGCGCTCTTCTCCGACTACCTCGTGCCGTTCGAGCTCCTCTCGGTGCTCCTGCTCGCGGCGCTGTTCGGCGCGCTCGTCATCGCCCGGCGGGAGGAGCGGCCGTGA
- a CDS encoding 4Fe-4S dicluster domain-containing protein, with product MVSLGVILGGTFRAFRATARNFFRKAITVQYPLESRPIPRQWRAGTFALTIDPATDEENCIGCRLCEYICPSQILSVTLRKGEERKNGVGATYCDRFTLDFQACMQCELCVQVCPTDAIVMLRELAPPTYTREGLFLSKERLLENGRRLHGKPDLESHATGTRLREWTDAERGKTA from the coding sequence GTGGTCTCGTTAGGCGTGATCCTCGGGGGGACCTTCCGGGCGTTCCGCGCCACGGCGCGGAACTTCTTCCGGAAGGCGATCACCGTGCAGTACCCGCTCGAGTCGCGGCCGATCCCGCGCCAGTGGCGGGCGGGGACCTTCGCCCTGACGATCGACCCGGCGACCGACGAGGAGAACTGCATCGGCTGCCGCCTGTGCGAATACATCTGCCCCTCGCAGATCCTCTCCGTCACGCTCCGCAAGGGCGAGGAGCGCAAGAACGGCGTCGGCGCGACCTACTGCGACAGGTTCACCCTCGACTTCCAGGCGTGCATGCAGTGCGAGTTGTGCGTCCAGGTCTGCCCGACCGACGCGATCGTGATGCTCCGCGAGCTGGCCCCTCCGACCTACACCCGCGAGGGGTTGTTCCTCTCGAAGGAGCGCCTCCTGGAGAACGGGAGGCGCCTGCACGGCAAGCCCGACCTCGAGTCCCACGCGACCGGGACGCGGCTTCGCGAATGGACCGATGCCGAGCGGGGGAAGACGGCATGA
- the nuoH gene encoding NADH-quinone oxidoreductase subunit NuoH: MKLADLSTWPDALVALLLCAGVLAVAMTCVAYFTWIERKIAARFQNRIGPYFVGRPHGWLQPIADVAKLLVKEDIVPRAADRLLFDLAPVVVVVAALLGFAFVPVAKGIAISNHPYSLLLFAAFGSLTLLGTFAAGWASNNKYALVSALRSVAMVVSYEIPLLLALLVPAVLTGSFNLGDIVEAQRGLWFAFWPGIGWIAFLVWYVASLAETNKAPLDLVEAESELVAAYNTEYTGIKFALFYAGEYAHTVGSAALGATVFLGGYLGPAFLPGWIWLLLKVIVLFCLTLWVRWTLLRFRIDHALKLNWMALFPTALVALVAAAWWVMRSAPWSR, encoded by the coding sequence ATGAAGCTCGCCGACCTCTCCACCTGGCCCGACGCGCTCGTCGCCCTGCTCCTTTGCGCGGGGGTGCTCGCCGTCGCCATGACGTGCGTCGCCTATTTCACCTGGATCGAGCGGAAGATCGCCGCCCGTTTCCAGAACCGCATCGGGCCGTATTTCGTCGGCCGGCCCCACGGGTGGCTCCAGCCGATCGCCGACGTGGCGAAGCTCCTGGTCAAGGAGGACATCGTCCCGCGCGCCGCGGACCGTCTGCTCTTCGACCTCGCCCCGGTCGTCGTCGTCGTCGCCGCTCTGCTCGGGTTCGCGTTCGTCCCGGTGGCGAAGGGGATCGCGATCTCCAACCACCCCTATTCCCTGCTCCTGTTCGCGGCGTTCGGGTCGCTGACCCTCCTCGGGACCTTCGCGGCGGGGTGGGCGTCGAACAACAAGTACGCCCTCGTCTCCGCGCTCCGGTCGGTCGCGATGGTGGTCTCCTACGAGATCCCGCTGCTTCTCGCGCTGCTCGTCCCCGCCGTGCTGACGGGGTCGTTCAACCTCGGGGACATCGTCGAGGCGCAGCGCGGCCTCTGGTTCGCCTTCTGGCCGGGGATCGGCTGGATCGCCTTCCTCGTGTGGTACGTGGCGTCGCTCGCCGAGACCAACAAGGCGCCTCTCGACCTCGTCGAGGCGGAATCCGAGCTCGTCGCCGCGTACAACACCGAATACACCGGGATCAAGTTCGCGCTGTTCTACGCCGGCGAATACGCACACACGGTGGGCTCGGCCGCGCTGGGCGCGACGGTGTTCCTCGGCGGCTACCTGGGCCCCGCGTTCCTGCCGGGGTGGATCTGGCTCCTCCTCAAGGTGATCGTCCTGTTCTGCCTCACGTTGTGGGTCCGCTGGACGCTCCTGCGCTTCCGGATCGACCACGCGCTGAAGCTCAACTGGATGGCCCTGTTCCCCACGGCCCTCGTCGCGCTCGTCGCGGCGGCGTGGTGGGTGATGCGGAGCGCGCCGTGGTCTCGTTAG